The proteins below are encoded in one region of Nitrospinota bacterium:
- a CDS encoding DUF4258 domain-containing protein produces MERRGISTAVIEGVLRVPGQVLEARKGRKVFQSMVSFPPESKEYLVRVFVDVDRNPAEVVTAYRTSHVEKYWREP; encoded by the coding sequence ATGGAGCGCCGGGGGATTTCAACCGCGGTTATTGAAGGTGTATTGAGAGTTCCCGGACAGGTGCTTGAAGCGCGGAAGGGAAGAAAGGTCTTCCAATCTATGGTCTCCTTCCCGCCCGAAAGCAAAGAATATCTCGTTCGCGTGTTTGTTGATGTGGACCGGAATCCCGCGGAAGTTGTGACCGCTTATCGGACCAGCCATGTGGAAAAATATTGGAGAGAACCATGA
- a CDS encoding DUF2283 domain-containing protein — protein sequence MKVLFDKKTDTLSLIFRENAAIVESDEEKPGVILDFDGEGNLVSMEILDASRRVTETRNVEYQLTE from the coding sequence ATGAAGGTGCTGTTTGACAAAAAAACGGATACGTTGAGCCTGATTTTCAGGGAGAACGCGGCCATTGTGGAGAGCGATGAAGAAAAGCCCGGGGTTATTTTGGATTTCGACGGCGAGGGCAACCTCGTTTCAATGGAAATACTGGATGCTTCCCGCCGTGTCACCGAAACCCGCAACGTGGAGTACCAGCTTACGGAGTAG